One region of Halomicrobium sp. LC1Hm genomic DNA includes:
- a CDS encoding ROK family protein — MDQVAVFGIGSTNFRYGVAVPSGDIITDVTVEPTRPYDLERQLVDAVADLTAAATEPLSGVAISCTGLVDRNRAQIDELDTTDGDTVNRIEAGRAIHEAHGLPVVVENDCNAAVLGEWHYGSRDDVDTLVHVTFGTGIGGGVVDGGRLVRGESAQAGEFGLLPVAPDSDVESTGVTGAWEAFCSGRGIARNVSRRIGTEEPETTLDAEVTAQDVFRAAAEGDAFAQSCLDRVARYNAAGIGAICNALNPGLITVGGGVAMNNERVVLDGIDRHLDDYLFVERPEIRISRLGDDIGLYGALAAFVEQRSEATVWEPTVSERADTDD; from the coding sequence ATGGATCAGGTCGCCGTGTTCGGGATCGGAAGCACGAACTTTCGGTACGGAGTCGCGGTCCCGAGCGGAGATATCATCACGGACGTGACCGTCGAACCGACCCGACCGTACGACCTGGAGCGCCAGCTCGTCGACGCCGTCGCGGATCTGACCGCGGCGGCGACGGAACCGCTCTCCGGGGTCGCCATCTCCTGTACCGGCCTCGTCGACAGAAACAGAGCCCAGATCGACGAGCTGGACACGACCGACGGCGACACCGTCAATCGGATCGAAGCCGGCCGGGCGATCCACGAGGCCCACGGTCTTCCGGTCGTCGTCGAAAACGACTGCAACGCCGCCGTGCTGGGCGAGTGGCACTACGGCTCTCGGGACGACGTCGACACCCTCGTCCACGTCACGTTCGGCACCGGTATCGGCGGCGGCGTCGTCGACGGCGGCCGGCTCGTCCGAGGGGAGTCGGCCCAGGCCGGCGAGTTCGGGCTGCTCCCGGTCGCACCCGACAGCGACGTGGAGAGTACGGGCGTCACGGGCGCGTGGGAGGCGTTCTGCTCGGGACGCGGGATCGCCCGGAACGTGTCCAGACGGATCGGCACAGAGGAGCCGGAGACGACACTCGACGCCGAAGTGACGGCCCAGGACGTGTTCAGGGCCGCAGCGGAGGGCGACGCGTTCGCCCAGTCCTGTCTCGATCGCGTCGCGCGGTACAACGCGGCCGGGATCGGAGCCATCTGTAACGCTCTCAATCCGGGACTCATCACCGTCGGCGGCGGCGTCGCGATGAACAACGAGCGCGTCGTGCTGGACGGGATCGATCGGCACCTCGACGACTACCTGTTCGTCGAGCGACCCGAGATCCGAATCAGCCGGCTGGGCGACGACATCGGCCTCTACGGCGCGCTCGCCGCGTTCGTCGAGCAGCGCTCGGAGGCGACGGTCTGGGAACCGACCGTGAGCGAACGAGCCGACACGGACGACTGA
- a CDS encoding 3-hydroxyacyl-CoA dehydrogenase/enoyl-CoA hydratase family protein, which translates to MDFEDIETVAVLGAGNMGHGIAEVAAIAGYDVQMRDIKEEFVQDGYDNIEWSLDKLAEKEQLSEDEADAALERVTPLVDMEAAVGDADVIVEAVPEKMEIKKDVYGDVEAHAPEDAIFATNTSSLSITELSEVTERPEQFCGMHFFNPPVRMPLVEVISGEHTDDETLDAIEALADAFDKTPVRVRKDSPGFIVNRILVPLMNEACWLVHDDVATIAEVDSTTKFDMGLPMGSFELSDQVGNDVGLHVLEYMHEVLGEQYAPCPLLEETVEDDRLGKKSGEGFYDYENGGVDIPTDAGREDVEHRLLAVMANEVGKLVENDVAPVSDIDEAVMLGGGFPDGPAKLADETGLETLVDALETAHEETDAARYELSAGLEAAAEEGGFYDDEEEASADYDSISLSYPAEYVAQIELDRPHRMNTVSPDMMDEIADAVDHLEEDDEVRAILLTGAGDRAFSAGADVQSMASNATPLEAIELSRKGQQTFGKLESCPMPVVAGIDGYALGGGMELATCADMRVASERSELGQPEHDLGLLPGWGGTQRLSNIVGEGRAKEIIFTAERYDAAEMADYGFVNEVVPNDEIDERALELAADLAAGPPVAQELTKKAMLAGRDDTDAGLEVEAQAFGHLIGTDDVMEGITAFMGDGDPDFQGK; encoded by the coding sequence ATGGATTTTGAGGACATTGAGACTGTGGCGGTACTTGGCGCAGGGAACATGGGTCACGGAATCGCCGAGGTCGCCGCCATCGCGGGCTACGACGTGCAGATGCGCGACATCAAAGAGGAGTTCGTCCAGGACGGGTACGACAACATCGAGTGGTCCCTCGACAAACTCGCGGAAAAAGAACAGCTCAGCGAGGACGAAGCCGACGCGGCGCTGGAACGCGTGACACCCCTGGTCGACATGGAGGCGGCCGTCGGCGACGCCGACGTGATCGTCGAGGCCGTCCCGGAGAAAATGGAGATCAAGAAAGACGTCTACGGCGACGTGGAAGCCCACGCCCCCGAGGACGCGATCTTCGCGACGAACACGTCGAGCCTCTCGATCACGGAGCTGTCCGAAGTCACCGAGCGCCCAGAGCAGTTCTGCGGGATGCACTTTTTCAACCCCCCGGTCCGGATGCCCCTCGTCGAAGTCATCTCGGGGGAACACACCGACGACGAGACGCTCGACGCGATCGAAGCACTCGCCGACGCCTTCGACAAGACGCCCGTCCGCGTTCGCAAGGACTCGCCCGGATTCATCGTCAACCGCATCCTCGTGCCCCTGATGAACGAGGCCTGCTGGCTCGTCCACGACGACGTGGCGACGATCGCCGAGGTCGACTCGACGACGAAGTTCGACATGGGCCTGCCGATGGGTTCGTTCGAGCTCTCCGACCAGGTCGGCAACGACGTCGGCCTCCACGTCCTCGAATACATGCACGAGGTGCTCGGTGAGCAGTACGCACCGTGTCCGCTGCTCGAAGAGACGGTCGAAGACGATCGGCTCGGCAAGAAGTCAGGCGAAGGGTTCTACGACTACGAGAACGGCGGCGTCGACATCCCGACGGACGCCGGCCGCGAGGACGTCGAGCATCGCCTGCTGGCCGTGATGGCCAACGAGGTCGGGAAGCTGGTCGAGAACGACGTCGCGCCCGTCAGCGACATCGACGAGGCCGTGATGCTCGGCGGCGGCTTCCCGGACGGACCGGCGAAGCTCGCAGACGAGACGGGGCTGGAGACACTCGTCGACGCGCTCGAAACGGCCCACGAGGAGACCGACGCGGCCCGCTACGAACTCTCGGCGGGCCTCGAAGCGGCCGCCGAGGAGGGTGGATTCTACGACGACGAGGAGGAAGCGTCGGCCGACTACGACTCGATCTCGCTTTCCTACCCCGCAGAGTACGTCGCCCAGATCGAACTCGATCGTCCACACCGCATGAACACGGTCAGTCCGGACATGATGGACGAGATCGCCGACGCCGTCGACCACCTCGAGGAGGACGACGAGGTACGTGCGATCCTGCTGACCGGCGCGGGCGACCGGGCCTTCTCCGCGGGCGCGGACGTACAGTCGATGGCGAGCAACGCGACGCCGCTGGAAGCGATCGAGCTCTCCCGGAAGGGCCAGCAGACGTTCGGCAAACTCGAATCCTGTCCGATGCCGGTCGTCGCCGGCATCGACGGCTACGCGCTGGGCGGCGGGATGGAACTGGCCACCTGTGCGGACATGCGCGTCGCCAGCGAGCGCTCCGAACTCGGCCAGCCCGAGCACGACCTCGGCCTGCTGCCCGGCTGGGGCGGCACCCAGCGCCTGAGCAACATCGTCGGCGAGGGCCGCGCCAAGGAGATCATCTTCACGGCCGAGCGCTACGACGCCGCGGAGATGGCCGACTACGGCTTCGTCAACGAGGTCGTCCCCAACGACGAGATCGACGAGCGGGCGCTCGAACTGGCCGCCGATCTGGCCGCCGGACCGCCCGTCGCCCAGGAGCTGACCAAGAAGGCGATGCTGGCCGGGCGCGACGACACCGACGCCGGACTGGAGGTCGAGGCCCAGGCCTTCGGCCACCTCATCGGCACCGACGACGTGATGGAGGGCATCACGGCGTTCATGGGTGACGGCGACCCGGACTTCCAGGGCAAGTAG
- a CDS encoding YegP family protein has translation MASSSTEDGALLTWYRNRIAEPTTDDEVYGYWLFVFGVVIGLFGVLLAGSTAGQTSGSFQRLAGIALGGLGLLFVLIGPIIRLPLERRATRVAYVGAAISVLAIVWLVLSFDGGRGQRSIVFGTYGIGMAVIALGAILVPMMNETDGETAVSAAESSAQRAQADADSARMEADEHRAEADDLREQVAARTDELAVLHDSAATFELYEDRGGKYRWRLRHRNSNIIADSAQGYSRRVDAQNGIESVRRNALGGALVELETEIDDSTDEAETGVVAYPPGESKATFELYEDNAGGYRWRLQHANGNIIADSGEGYTERREAEAAIERVSERAGPAQYLRADPTAFEVYQDAAEEWRWRLIHKNGKILADSGEGYASRSGARDAVDRVRSGLGDDDYEFEVYEDTAGKYRWRLEADNGEIVADSGQGFSEERGARQSVDRVEGHAPDAATLDIGLAAFEVFEDSAGQYRWRLRHRNGNILADGGQGYSSRTKAFDGIDSVKRNAPNAETTDA, from the coding sequence ATGGCAAGTTCCAGCACAGAGGACGGGGCCCTGCTCACGTGGTATCGCAACCGGATCGCCGAGCCGACGACCGACGACGAAGTGTACGGTTACTGGTTGTTCGTCTTCGGTGTCGTGATCGGTCTGTTCGGCGTGTTACTCGCCGGGTCGACTGCCGGACAGACCAGCGGGTCGTTCCAGCGACTGGCCGGGATCGCCCTGGGCGGCCTCGGACTGCTGTTCGTCCTGATCGGGCCGATCATCCGGCTTCCGCTAGAGCGTCGGGCGACGAGAGTCGCCTACGTCGGGGCGGCCATCAGCGTCCTCGCGATCGTCTGGCTCGTCCTCTCGTTCGACGGCGGGCGCGGCCAGCGCTCGATCGTCTTCGGGACCTACGGCATCGGGATGGCCGTCATCGCGCTGGGCGCGATCCTCGTGCCGATGATGAACGAGACCGACGGCGAGACCGCCGTCTCGGCCGCGGAGTCGTCGGCCCAACGGGCACAGGCGGACGCCGACAGTGCCCGTATGGAGGCCGACGAACACCGAGCGGAGGCCGACGACCTTCGCGAGCAGGTCGCCGCTCGGACCGACGAACTGGCAGTGCTCCACGACAGCGCGGCGACGTTTGAGTTGTACGAGGACAGGGGCGGCAAGTACCGCTGGCGGCTCCGCCACCGCAACAGCAACATCATCGCCGACAGCGCGCAGGGGTACTCCCGCCGCGTCGACGCCCAGAACGGGATCGAGAGCGTTCGCCGCAACGCACTGGGCGGCGCGCTCGTGGAACTCGAAACCGAGATCGACGACTCGACCGACGAGGCTGAGACGGGCGTCGTCGCCTACCCGCCGGGCGAGAGCAAGGCGACGTTCGAGCTGTACGAGGACAACGCGGGCGGATACCGCTGGCGACTCCAGCACGCCAACGGCAACATCATCGCCGACAGCGGCGAGGGCTACACCGAGCGCCGCGAGGCCGAGGCGGCCATCGAGCGCGTGAGCGAGCGGGCCGGACCGGCACAGTACCTCCGTGCCGATCCGACGGCCTTCGAGGTGTACCAGGACGCCGCCGAAGAGTGGCGCTGGCGACTGATTCACAAGAACGGCAAGATCCTCGCCGACAGCGGTGAGGGGTACGCCTCCCGCAGCGGGGCTCGCGACGCCGTCGATCGGGTCCGGTCGGGGCTGGGAGACGACGACTACGAGTTCGAGGTCTACGAGGACACGGCCGGCAAGTACCGCTGGCGGCTCGAAGCGGACAACGGCGAGATCGTCGCCGACAGCGGGCAGGGCTTCAGCGAGGAGCGGGGCGCACGCCAGAGCGTCGATCGCGTCGAGGGACACGCGCCCGACGCCGCGACGTTGGACATCGGACTGGCGGCTTTCGAGGTCTTCGAGGACAGCGCCGGACAGTATCGCTGGCGACTCCGCCACCGCAACGGGAACATCCTCGCGGACGGGGGCCAGGGGTACAGCTCGCGGACGAAGGCCTTCGACGGCATCGACAGCGTCAAGCGAAACGCGCCCAACGCCGAGACCACCGACGCCTGA
- a CDS encoding CBS domain-containing protein has protein sequence MDDIFVGRLMTSDPVTVSPDTLVEDAAQLMIDESIGSLIVTDDDNDIRGILTSTDFVEIVKESDPKAQTTVERYMSTDVLTTTAQEQIQAVADLMLEAGIHHVPVVDETEGVIGIISTTDLTAYVSTVQTPSPA, from the coding sequence ATGGACGACATTTTTGTCGGACGACTGATGACATCCGACCCGGTAACGGTCTCACCAGACACGCTCGTCGAGGACGCGGCACAGCTGATGATCGACGAATCGATCGGTTCGCTGATCGTCACCGACGACGACAACGACATCCGGGGGATCCTCACGTCGACCGACTTCGTGGAGATCGTCAAGGAGAGCGACCCGAAGGCCCAGACGACTGTCGAGCGCTACATGAGCACGGACGTGCTGACGACGACCGCACAGGAGCAGATTCAGGCGGTCGCAGATCTGATGCTCGAAGCGGGCATCCACCACGTCCCCGTCGTCGACGAGACCGAGGGCGTCATCGGAATCATCTCCACGACGGACCTCACCGCGTACGTCTCGACGGTCCAGACGCCGAGCCCGGCCTGA
- a CDS encoding MarR family transcriptional regulator produces MTDGAHDGTTVLQSKRSATQYQILIEIAERQPAVSQQEIADSIGITSQAVSNYLQDLVENEFVQKHGRGRYEVTKEGVDWLITQTTDLREFVDHVSDDVIGEVEIETAIATTAIEDGQAVSLTMRDGVLHATPGEAGTATAVAVSAAEAGRDVGITDFDGVLEYDLGAVTIVSIPPIRDGGSGDVDHAAVAAEARDHDLLAVSGTEAVATAHAADLDVDIQFATAAAVAEAATKGLDVCLLAVADDLAGLTDTLRNGDAAFEIVEYDD; encoded by the coding sequence ATGACGGACGGGGCACACGACGGCACCACGGTCCTCCAGAGCAAGCGGTCGGCGACCCAGTACCAGATCCTCATCGAGATCGCCGAGCGCCAGCCGGCGGTCAGTCAGCAGGAGATCGCCGACAGCATCGGCATCACCTCGCAGGCGGTCTCGAACTACCTCCAGGATCTCGTCGAGAACGAGTTCGTCCAGAAGCACGGACGAGGGCGCTACGAGGTCACCAAGGAGGGAGTCGACTGGCTCATCACGCAGACGACCGACCTTCGGGAGTTCGTCGACCACGTCTCTGACGACGTGATCGGCGAAGTCGAGATCGAGACCGCCATCGCGACCACCGCCATCGAGGACGGACAGGCGGTCTCGCTGACGATGCGAGACGGCGTGTTGCACGCGACACCGGGCGAGGCCGGGACGGCGACCGCGGTCGCCGTCTCGGCGGCCGAGGCGGGCCGGGACGTGGGTATCACCGACTTCGACGGCGTCCTGGAGTACGACCTCGGGGCGGTGACGATCGTCTCGATCCCGCCGATCCGCGACGGCGGGAGCGGCGACGTGGATCACGCGGCCGTCGCCGCAGAAGCGCGCGACCACGACTTGCTCGCGGTCTCGGGCACGGAGGCCGTCGCGACGGCCCACGCCGCCGACCTCGACGTCGACATCCAGTTCGCGACGGCGGCCGCCGTCGCGGAGGCCGCGACGAAGGGGCTCGACGTGTGTCTGCTGGCGGTGGCGGACGATCTCGCCGGACTGACCGACACGCTGAGAAACGGTGACGCGGCTTTCGAAATCGTCGAGTACGACGACTGA
- a CDS encoding HAMP domain-containing sensor histidine kinase, whose product MTGEHSRHGDRDGAQSEPASDGRRRGVADQRSQADGRADGGFEPGFFNAVVERVGVAVGVYGADGRFAYVNQAYADLLGTDRESLHGTGLWEVNPAIDRARFEEYWESFEVGETRQREARHSRFDGTEVPVETHTTAIEVDGTRYNVGTIADISERVEGWEKLRRQDERLEQFASVVSHDLRNPLNVAMGRLQLARETADTAHLDHIEQSLERIEALIEDVLTLARDGNRITEPEPVDVERIVHRAWTTAGPEDGSLSASDDLGTVLSDENRLLEVFENLFENAASHAGPDVTVTVDRTEDGLSVADDGPGIEPSERDDVLEYGYTTTDHGTGYGLTIVEQIVTAHGWQLSLSESESGGLRVTVSGVEFE is encoded by the coding sequence ATGACGGGGGAACACAGCAGACACGGCGACCGGGACGGTGCACAGAGCGAGCCTGCCAGCGACGGCCGGCGACGAGGTGTCGCGGACCAGCGATCGCAGGCGGACGGACGGGCCGACGGCGGCTTCGAGCCGGGATTTTTCAACGCCGTCGTGGAGCGCGTCGGCGTCGCCGTCGGCGTCTACGGGGCTGACGGACGGTTCGCTTACGTGAACCAGGCGTACGCCGATCTGCTGGGAACCGATCGCGAGTCGCTACACGGGACGGGGTTGTGGGAGGTGAACCCGGCGATCGACAGAGCGCGATTCGAGGAGTACTGGGAGTCGTTCGAGGTCGGAGAGACGCGACAGCGCGAGGCGAGACACAGTCGCTTCGACGGCACCGAGGTCCCCGTCGAGACCCACACCACGGCCATCGAGGTCGACGGGACCCGCTACAACGTCGGGACCATCGCAGACATCAGCGAACGCGTCGAGGGCTGGGAGAAGCTCCGACGGCAGGACGAACGACTCGAACAGTTCGCCAGCGTGGTCAGCCACGACCTCCGTAATCCGCTGAACGTCGCCATGGGACGGCTCCAGCTGGCCCGCGAGACCGCCGATACGGCCCACCTCGACCACATCGAGCAGTCTCTCGAACGGATCGAGGCGCTCATCGAGGACGTGTTGACGCTGGCTCGGGACGGCAATCGGATCACGGAACCCGAACCCGTCGACGTGGAACGGATCGTCCACCGAGCCTGGACGACCGCCGGACCGGAGGACGGCTCGCTCTCGGCCAGCGACGACCTCGGGACGGTGCTCTCCGACGAGAACCGACTGCTGGAGGTGTTCGAGAACCTCTTCGAGAACGCCGCCAGTCACGCGGGTCCCGACGTGACCGTCACCGTCGACCGGACCGAAGACGGGCTCTCCGTCGCCGACGACGGCCCCGGAATCGAGCCCAGCGAGCGCGACGACGTACTGGAGTACGGGTACACGACGACCGACCACGGCACCGGCTACGGCCTCACGATCGTCGAGCAGATCGTGACGGCCCACGGCTGGCAGCTCTCGCTGTCCGAGAGCGAGAGCGGGGGCCTCCGGGTCACCGTCTCCGGCGTCGAATTCGAGTGA
- a CDS encoding acyl-CoA dehydrogenase family protein — MDFDLTDEQRQVRDEVRRFAENEIKPNATEYDTEEKYPREIVEQAAEIGLTGANIPIEYGGVGYDTLTNAIIAEELFAADPGIGLCIQSTAFGADALVGFGTEEQKEAFLEPVATGDAIMGAAISEPDVGSDVSSVSTRAEKDGDEWVINGNKMWITNGSIGDYFVVLCKTDPGAEGRYNGFSQIVVEADRDGFEADKITGKLGIRASDTAELILDDVRVPEENLVGTRGAGFLQLMQFFDETRTGVAAQAVGIAKGAAERALDYAEDREQFSKPISEFQAIQHKLSEMHTQVEAARMLTYKSAWSVDNEDDQLTMLASMAKEFASRVAVEVADEAVQIHGGAGYVNDFDVERFYRDAKITQIYEGTSEIQKNIIARELLGKGMT; from the coding sequence ATGGACTTCGACCTCACAGACGAGCAACGGCAGGTCCGAGACGAGGTGCGACGGTTCGCGGAAAACGAGATCAAACCCAACGCGACCGAGTACGACACCGAGGAGAAGTATCCTCGCGAGATCGTCGAGCAGGCGGCCGAGATCGGACTCACGGGCGCGAACATTCCCATCGAGTACGGCGGGGTCGGCTACGACACGCTGACCAACGCGATCATCGCCGAAGAGCTGTTCGCGGCCGATCCCGGCATCGGACTCTGCATCCAGTCGACCGCCTTCGGGGCGGACGCGCTCGTCGGCTTCGGGACGGAGGAACAGAAAGAGGCGTTCCTCGAACCGGTCGCGACCGGCGACGCCATCATGGGGGCGGCGATCTCCGAGCCCGACGTGGGCTCGGACGTGTCTTCGGTGTCGACGCGGGCGGAGAAAGACGGCGACGAGTGGGTGATCAACGGCAACAAGATGTGGATTACCAACGGTTCGATCGGAGACTACTTCGTCGTACTCTGTAAAACGGACCCGGGGGCGGAGGGCCGGTACAACGGCTTCTCCCAGATCGTCGTCGAGGCCGATCGCGACGGGTTCGAAGCCGACAAGATCACCGGCAAACTCGGCATCCGCGCGTCCGACACCGCCGAGCTGATCCTCGACGACGTGCGGGTCCCCGAAGAGAATCTCGTCGGGACCCGCGGCGCGGGCTTCCTCCAGCTCATGCAGTTCTTCGACGAGACCCGGACGGGCGTCGCCGCACAGGCCGTCGGGATCGCGAAGGGAGCCGCCGAGCGCGCGCTCGATTACGCCGAGGACCGCGAGCAGTTCTCCAAACCCATCAGCGAGTTCCAGGCGATCCAGCACAAGCTCTCTGAGATGCACACGCAGGTCGAGGCCGCCCGGATGCTCACCTACAAGTCCGCCTGGAGCGTCGACAACGAGGACGACCAGCTGACGATGCTGGCCTCGATGGCCAAAGAGTTCGCCTCACGGGTCGCCGTCGAAGTCGCCGACGAGGCCGTCCAGATCCACGGTGGGGCCGGCTACGTCAACGACTTCGACGTCGAGCGGTTCTACCGCGACGCCAAGATCACCCAGATCTACGAGGGGACCTCGGAGATCCAGAAGAACATCATCGCGCGCGAGCTGCTCGGCAAAGGGATGACCTAA
- a CDS encoding aryl-sulfate sulfotransferase, which translates to MRARTRSALRVLFLTVMILSAAAVGQSFLQSTAGAETESETGGTVTETATATPVSGGTNETATATAADGSSGGDVTPTATPPSTGLTEIDVESRFDRAKSETLPGENWSTRQVRAASGDRGLTVVATQGFYVSGQTAELAALTPNGSVVYFNDTYRVYFDVDPVEGERYTVEYVAAKHFEGTECEQFHGDQCTRNVVNRVNLTTGDHETVYAEMTPQVASGRWHDVDRLNDTHLIVADIVEDSVFVVDTRDDSIVWEWRFDEHYSPDAGGQSGDWTHVNDVEVLSDGRIMLSPRNMDEVIFLDRTDGGGYAVDEDWTLGEDGNHSILYEQHNADYIPRAYGGPAVVVADSENARVVEYQRVDGEWVQSWSWQDVRLKWPRDADRLPNGNTLLVDSNGNRLVEVNADDEIVWSATVGMPYDVERIGTGDESEGGPAARLRGRAPIEPRTQPEGAANGTATPPSVGASVETSGDRTPTDRFWLTLKDVTPSLVTNGILYTAPPWVLFTDLAFATLFVLVGLCWAGSEFYWAGHTLRGVAAGIGRRVKTGVENVR; encoded by the coding sequence ATGAGAGCGCGCACACGATCGGCGCTGCGAGTCCTCTTTCTGACGGTCATGATCCTCTCGGCCGCGGCGGTCGGCCAGTCGTTTCTCCAGTCGACTGCCGGTGCCGAGACCGAGAGCGAGACCGGCGGGACCGTCACCGAGACGGCGACTGCGACGCCGGTATCGGGCGGGACGAACGAGACGGCGACGGCCACGGCGGCCGACGGATCGTCCGGCGGTGACGTGACCCCCACGGCGACACCGCCGTCGACCGGTCTGACGGAGATCGACGTAGAATCACGGTTCGACCGGGCGAAATCCGAGACACTGCCCGGCGAGAACTGGTCGACCCGGCAGGTCCGGGCGGCTAGCGGCGATCGGGGCCTGACCGTCGTCGCGACACAGGGGTTCTACGTGAGCGGCCAGACGGCAGAGCTGGCCGCGCTGACGCCCAACGGTAGCGTCGTCTACTTCAACGACACCTACCGGGTCTACTTCGACGTGGATCCCGTCGAGGGCGAGCGCTACACCGTCGAGTACGTCGCCGCGAAGCACTTCGAGGGGACAGAGTGCGAGCAGTTCCACGGCGACCAGTGTACGCGAAACGTCGTCAACCGCGTCAACCTCACCACGGGCGACCACGAGACCGTGTACGCCGAGATGACGCCCCAGGTCGCGTCCGGCCGCTGGCACGACGTGGATCGGCTCAACGACACCCACCTGATCGTCGCCGACATCGTCGAAGACTCGGTGTTCGTCGTGGACACGCGCGACGACTCGATCGTCTGGGAGTGGCGCTTCGACGAACACTACAGCCCCGATGCCGGCGGCCAGAGCGGGGACTGGACGCACGTCAACGACGTGGAGGTGCTGTCCGACGGCCGAATCATGCTCAGTCCGCGCAACATGGACGAGGTGATCTTCCTCGACCGGACCGACGGCGGCGGGTACGCCGTCGACGAAGACTGGACCCTCGGCGAGGACGGCAACCACTCGATCCTCTACGAGCAACACAACGCCGACTACATCCCGCGAGCGTACGGTGGCCCCGCCGTCGTCGTCGCGGACTCCGAGAACGCCCGCGTCGTCGAGTACCAGCGCGTCGACGGCGAGTGGGTCCAGAGCTGGTCCTGGCAGGACGTGCGTCTCAAGTGGCCACGGGACGCCGACCGTCTCCCCAACGGCAACACGCTGCTGGTCGACTCGAACGGCAACCGACTCGTCGAGGTGAACGCCGACGACGAGATCGTCTGGTCGGCCACCGTCGGGATGCCCTACGACGTCGAGCGGATCGGAACCGGCGACGAGAGCGAGGGCGGACCGGCCGCACGGCTCAGGGGACGGGCACCGATCGAACCCCGGACCCAGCCGGAGGGAGCGGCGAACGGGACGGCGACGCCGCCCTCGGTCGGAGCGTCGGTCGAGACCAGCGGCGATCGGACCCCCACCGACCGGTTCTGGCTCACCCTGAAAGACGTGACGCCGTCGCTGGTCACGAACGGGATCCTCTACACCGCACCGCCGTGGGTCCTCTTTACCGACCTGGCCTTCGCCACGCTGTTCGTGCTCGTCGGCCTGTGCTGGGCGGGCAGCGAGTTCTACTGGGCGGGCCACACGCTCCGGGGCGTCGCCGCCGGCATCGGGCGACGTGTCAAAACAGGGGTCGAAAACGTCCGCTGA
- the glmU gene encoding bifunctional sugar-1-phosphate nucleotidylyltransferase/acetyltransferase produces the protein MQVVILAAGEGTRMRPLTADTPKPMLPVADRPLVAHTADAAVEAGASELILVVGYEADAVRSYFGEEYRGVPVEFAVQAEQRGTADAVRAASEHLDGPFAVLNGDNLYDQSSIAALFDAGPAIAASRVDDPTAYGVLSTDRSTVTGIVEKPDDPPTELANAGAYVFPADAREWLDVEESERGEYEITDVVARAIETGAVSAVEVDRWLDVGRPWELLAANEWKLGELDRRIDGEVRGDATLRGTVVVEAGATVEPGVVVEGPALIRSGAEVGPNAYVRGATLLAEDTHVGHGVEIKNSVIGAGSAVPHVTYVGDSILGEDVNFGAGTQVANLRHDGEPVRQTVKGDRVSTGRRKYGVVAGDGVKTAVNTSINPGVTLSSGASTTPGESVTRDR, from the coding sequence ATGCAAGTAGTCATCCTCGCGGCAGGTGAGGGGACGCGAATGCGACCGCTCACGGCGGACACGCCGAAACCGATGTTGCCGGTCGCAGACCGGCCGCTGGTGGCACACACCGCCGACGCGGCGGTCGAGGCGGGGGCGAGCGAGCTGATCCTGGTCGTCGGCTACGAAGCCGACGCGGTCAGGTCGTACTTCGGCGAGGAGTATCGCGGCGTCCCGGTGGAGTTCGCGGTCCAGGCCGAGCAACGCGGCACCGCGGACGCCGTCAGGGCCGCAAGCGAGCACCTCGACGGTCCCTTCGCCGTCCTCAACGGCGACAACCTCTACGACCAGTCGTCGATCGCCGCGCTGTTCGACGCTGGCCCGGCCATCGCGGCGTCTCGCGTCGACGATCCGACGGCCTACGGCGTCCTCTCGACCGACCGGAGCACCGTGACCGGGATCGTCGAGAAGCCCGACGATCCGCCGACGGAGCTCGCGAACGCCGGTGCGTACGTGTTCCCAGCCGACGCCCGCGAATGGCTCGACGTCGAGGAAAGCGAGCGCGGCGAGTACGAGATCACCGACGTGGTCGCGCGGGCGATCGAGACCGGAGCCGTCTCCGCGGTCGAGGTCGACCGCTGGCTCGACGTGGGACGACCCTGGGAGCTGCTGGCGGCAAACGAGTGGAAGCTGGGCGAACTCGATCGGCGGATCGACGGCGAGGTCCGCGGTGACGCGACGCTTCGCGGAACCGTCGTCGTCGAGGCCGGCGCGACCGTCGAGCCCGGCGTCGTCGTCGAGGGGCCGGCACTGATCCGTTCCGGTGCGGAAGTCGGACCCAACGCCTACGTCCGCGGAGCGACACTCCTTGCCGAGGACACCCACGTCGGCCACGGCGTCGAGATCAAAAACAGCGTGATCGGTGCGGGCTCGGCCGTCCCTCACGTCACCTACGTCGGCGACAGCATCCTCGGCGAGGACGTGAACTTCGGAGCCGGCACGCAGGTGGCGAACCTCCGTCACGACGGGGAGCCGGTCAGACAGACCGTCAAGGGCGACCGCGTCTCGACCGGCCGGCGAAAGTACGGCGTCGTCGCCGGAGACGGCGTCAAGACCGCAGTCAACACGAGTATCAATCCCGGCGTCACCCTGTCGAGCGGGGCCAGCACGACGCCGGGCGAGTCGGTCACGCGGGATCGGTGA